The Pan troglodytes isolate AG18354 chromosome 8, NHGRI_mPanTro3-v2.0_pri, whole genome shotgun sequence genome window below encodes:
- the ZSWIM8 gene encoding zinc finger SWIM domain-containing protein 8 isoform X14 yields the protein MELMFAEWEDGERFSFEDSDRFEEDSLCSFISEAESLCQNWRGWRKQSAGPNSPTGGGGGGGSGGTRMRDGLVIPLVELSAKQVAFHIPFEVVEKVYPPVPEQLQLRIAFWSFPENEEDIRLYSCLANGSADEFQRGDQLFRMRAVKDPLQIGFHLSATVVPPQMVPPKGAYNVAVMFDRCRVTSCSCTCGAGAKWCTHVVALCLFRIHNASAVCLRAPVSESLSRLQRDQLQKFAQYLISELPQQILPTAQRLLDELLSSQSTAINTVCGAPDPTAGPSASDQSTWYLDESTLTDNIKKTLHKFCGPSPVVFSDVNSMYLSSTEPPAAAEWACLLRPLRGREPEGVWNLLSIVREMFKRRDSNAAPLLEILTDQCLTYEQITGWWYSVRTSASHSSASGHTGRSNGQSEVAAHACASMCDEMVTLWRLAVLDPALSPQRRRELCTQLRQWQLKVIENVKRGQHKKTLERLFPGFRPAVEACYFNWEEAYPLPGVTYSGTDRKLALCWARALPSRPGASRSGGLEESRDRPRPLPTEPAVRPKEPGTKRKGLGEGVPSSQRGPRRLSAEGGDKALHKMGPGGGKAKALGGAGSGSKGSAGGGSKRRLSSEDSSLEPDLAEMSLDDSSLALGAEASTFEGFPESPPPCPLHGGSRGPSTFLPEPPDTYEEDGGVYFSEGPEPPTASVGPPGLLPGDVCTQDDLPSTDESGNGLPKTKEAAPAVGEEDDDYQAYYLNAQDGAGGEEEKAEGGAGEEHDLFAGLKPLEQESRMEVLFACAEALHAHGYSSEASRLTVELAQDLLANPPDLKVEPPPAKGKKNKVSTSRQTWVATNTLSKAAFLLTVLSERPEHHNLAFRVGMFALELQRPPASTKALEVKLAYQESEVAALLKKIPLGPSEMSTMRCRAEELREGTLCDYRPVLPLMLASFIFDVLCAPVVSPTGSRPPSRNWNSETPGDEELGFEAAVAALGMKTTVSEAEHPLLCEGTRREKGDLALALMITYKDDQAKLKKILDKLLDRESQTHKPQTLSSFYSSSRPTTASQRSPSKHGGPSAPGALQPLTSGSAGPAQPGSVAGAGPGPTEGFTEKNVPESSPHSPCEGLPSEAALTPRPEGKVPSRLALGSRGGYNGRGWGSPGRPKKKHTGMASIDSSAPETTSDSSPTLSRRPLRGGWAPTSWGRGQDSDSISSSSSDSLGSSSSSGSRRASASGGARAKTVEVGRYKGRRPESHAPHVPNQPSEAAAHFYFELAKTVLIKAGGNSSTSIFTHPSSSGGHQGPHRNLHLCAFEIGLYALGLHNFVSPNWLSRTYSSHVSWITGQAMEIGSAALTILVECWDGHLTPPEVASLADRASRARDSNMVRAAAELALSCLPHAHALNPNEIQRALVQCKEQDNLMLEKACMAVEEAAKGGGVYPEVLFEVAHQWFWLYEQTAGGSSTAREGATSCSASGIRAGGEAGRGMPEGRGGPGTEPVTVAAAAVTAAATVVPVISVGSSLYPGPGLGHGHSPGLHPYTALQPHLPCSPQYLTHPAHPAHPMPHMPRPAVFPVPSSAYPQGVHPAFLGAQYPYSVTPPSLAATAVSFPVPSMAPITVHPYHTEPGLPLPTSVACELWGQGTVSSVHPASTFPAIQGASLPALTTQPSPLVSGGFPPPEEETHSQPVNPHSLHHLHAAYRVGVNYVHQFCVGAAKGVLSPFVLQEIVMETLQRLSPAHAHNHLRAPAFHQLVQRCQQAYMQYIHHRLIHLTPADYDDFVNAIRSARSAFCLTPMGMMQFNDILQNLKRSKQTKELWQRVSLEMATFSP from the exons ATGGAGCTGATGTTTGCAGAGTGGGAGGACGGAGAGCGCTTCTCATTCGAGGATTCGGACCGTTTTGAGGAGGATTCACTCTGTTCCTTCATCTCCGAGGCCGAGAGCCTCTGCCAGAACTGGCGGGGATGGCGCAAACAGTCAGCGGGGCCCAATTCCCCCACTGGCGGCGGTggcggaggtggcagtggcgGTACCAGAATGCGAG ATGGACTGGTGATCCCATTGGTGGAGCTGTCAGCAAAGCAGGTGGCATTTCATATCCCATTTGAAGTGGTGGAGAAAGTTTACCCACCAGTGCCTGAGCAGCTACAGCTCCGAATTGCTTTTTGGAGCTTCCCTGAGAATGAAGAGGACATTCG GCTGTATTCGTGCCTGGCCAATGGCAGTGCGGATGAGTTTCAGCGAGGGGATCAGCTCTTCCGCATGCGGGCTGTGAAGGACCCATTGCAGATAG GGTTCCACCTGAGTGCTACAGTGGTGCCACCTCAGATGGTCCCTCCTAAAGGGGCCTACAACGTGGCTGTGATGTTTGACCGCTGCCGGGTCACTTCCTGCAGCTGTACCTGTGGGGCTGGGGCCAAATGGTGCACCCACGTCGTGGCACTCTGTCTCTTCCGCATCCACAAC GCTTCTGCAGTCTGCCTGCGAGCCCCAGTCTCAGAGTCCCTGTCCCGGCTACAGAGGGACCAGCTGCAAAAGTTTGCTCAGTACCTCATCAGTGAGCTCCCTCAGCAG ATCCTCCCCACAGCTCAGCGTCTCCTGGACGAACTCCTGTCTTCCCAGTCAACAGCCATCAATACAGTGTGTGGAGCTCCGG ACCCCACAGCAGGGCCCTCAGCATCGGACCAGAGTACTTGGTATCTGGATGAATCGACACTCACTGACAACATCAAAAAGACACTGCACAAGTTCTGTGGCCCCTCCCCTGTGGTCTTCAG TGATGTGAACTCCATGTATCTGTCTTCCACGGAGCCGCCAGCCGCTGCTGAATGGGCATGTCTGCTGCGCCCTCTGAGGGGCCGTGAGCCAGAGGGCGTCTGGAACCTGCTAAGCATCGTGCGGGAGATGTTCAAGCGGAGGGACAGCAATGCTGCCCCCTTGTTGGAAATCCTCACTGACCAGTGCCTCACCTATGAACAG ATAACAGGTTGGTGGTATAGCGTACGTACCTCAGCCTCACACAGCAGTGCCAGTGGGCACACGGGCCGTAGCAACGGGCAGTCAGAGGTGGCAGCCCATGCCTGTGCCAGCATGTGTGACGAGATGGTCACACTGTGGAGGCTGGCCGTGCTGGACCCTGCACTCAGCCCCCAGCG GCGCCGGGAACTGTGTACGCAGCTGCGGCAGTGGCAACTGAAGGTGATTGAGAACGTCAAGCGGGGCCAACACAAGAAGACGCTGGAGCGGCTCTTCCCTGGCTTCCGGCCAGCGGTGGAGGCCTGCTACTTCAACTGGGAAGAGGCCTACCCACTTCCTGGTGTCACCTACAGCGGCACTGACAGGAAgctggcactgtgctgggcccGGGCCCTGCCCTCTCGGCCAGGTGCCTCCCGCTCTGGGGGCCTGGAGGAATCCCGGGACCGGCCCCGACCCCTTCCTACTGAGCCAGCTGTGCGGCCCAAGGAGCCTGGGACCAAGCGAAAGGGCTTGGGTGAGGGGGTCCCCTCATCACAGCGGGGTCCCCGCCGCCTCTCAGCTGAAGGGGGAGATAAAGCTCTACATAAGATGGGTCCAGGTGGGGGCAAAGCCAAGGCACTGGGTGGGGCTGGCAGTGGGAGCAAGGGCTCAGCAGGTGGCGGAAGCAAGCGACGGCTGAGCAGCGAAGACAGCTCCCTGGAGCCAGACCTGGCTGAGatgagcctggatgacagcagcCTGGCCCTGGGCGCAGAGGCCAGCACCTTCGAGGGATTCCCTGAGAGCCCTCCACCCTGTCCTCTCCACGGTGGCTCCCGAGGCCCTTCCACTTTCCTTCCTGAGCCCCCAGATACTTATGAAGAAGATGGTGGTGTGTACTTCTCGGAAGGGCCTGAGCCTCCCACAGCCTCTGTTGGCCCCCCTGGCCTACTGCCTGGGGATGTCTGTACCCAGGACGACCTCCCTTCTACAGATGAGAGTGGCAATGGGCTTCCCAAAACCAAAGAGGCAGCCCCTGCAGTTGGAGAGGAGGATGATGACTACCAGGCGTACTATCTGAATGCCCAGGATGGGGCTGGGGGCGAGGAAGAGAAGGCCGAGGGCGGGGCTGGGGAGGAGCACGACCTGTTTGCTGGGCTGAAGCCACTGGAACAGGAGAGTCGCATGGAG GTACTGTTTGCCTGTGCTGAGGCCCTGCATGCGCATGGCTATAGCAGTGAGGCCTCCCGTCTCACTGTGGAGCTTGCCCAGGATCTGCTAGCCAACCCACCCGACCTCAAGGTAGAGCCGCCCCCTGCCAAG GGCAAGAAGAACAAGGTATCCACGAGCCGTCAGACCTGGGTGGCTACCAACACCCTGAGCAAGGCGGCCTTCCTGTTGACAGTGCTAAGTGAGCGTCCAGAGCACCACAACCTGGCCTTCCGAGTTGGCATGTTTGCCTTGGAGCTACAGAGGCCTCCAGCTTCTACCAAGGCCTTGGAG GTAAAGCTGGCAtaccaggagtctgaggtggctGCCCTGCTCAAGAAGATCCCTCTGGGTCCAAGCGAGATGAGTACCATGCGGTGCCGGGCAGAGGAACTTCGGGAGGGGACACTCTGTGACTATCGGCCTGTGTTGCCTCTCATGCTGGCCAGTTTCATCTTTGACGTTCTCTGTGCTCCAG TGGTTTCTCCCACAGGTTCCCGGCCCCCAAGTCGCAACTGGAACAGCGAGACACCTGGGGatgaggagctgggatttgaagcaGCAGTTGCTGCCTTGG GCATGAAGACAACAGTGAGTGAGGCAGAACATCCCCTCTTATGTGAAGGCACACGTCGGGAGAAGGGTGACCTGGCATTAGCACTAATGATCACTTACAAGGACGACCAGGCCAAGCTTAAGAAG ATCTTAGACAAACTCTTGGACCGAGAGAGCCAGACACATAAGCCACAGACGCTGAGTTCTTTCTACTCATCTAGCCGCCCAACCACAGCCAGCCAGAGGTCTCCTTCAAAGCACGGGGGCCCATCTGCCCCAGGGGCCCTGCAACCACTGACCTCAGGCTCTGCAGGGCCTGCTCAACCAGGGAGTGTGGCAGGGGCTGGGCCAGGCCCCACTGAGGGCTTCACAGAGAAGAATGTGCCTG AGAGTTCCCCACATTCCCCCTGTGAGGGTCTTCCATCTGAGGCAGCTTTGACCCCAAGGCCAGAAGGGAAGGTTCCTAGCCGCTTGGCACTTGGCAGTCGTGGAGGCTATAATGGACGGGGATGGGGGTCCCCAGGACGGCCTAAGAAGAAGCACACAG GCATGGCCAGCATTGACAGCAGTGCCCCTGAAACAACATCGGATAGTTCCCCCACCTTAAGCCGGAGACCACTTCGAGGGGGCTGGgcccccacctcctggggtcGAGGTCAGGACAGTGACAGCATTAGCAGCTCTTCTTCGGACTCCCTGGGCTCCTCATCCTCCAGTGGAAGTCGCCGGGCCAGTGCCAGTGGAGGAGCCCGGGCGAAGACTGTTGAAGTTGGCAG GTACAAGGGCCGCCGCCCCGAGAGTCATGCCCCTCATGTACCCAATCAGCCATCAGAGGCAGCTGCACACTTCTACTTCGAGCTGGCGAAGACAGTGCTGATCAAGGCAGGGGGCAACAGCAGCACTTCCATTTTCACACATCCATCTTCCTCAGGGGGCCACCAGGGTCCTCACCGCAACCTGCACCTTTGCGCCTTCGAGATTGGGCTTTATGCCCTTGGCCTGCACAACTTTGTTTCTCCCAACTGGCTCTCACGTACTTATTCTTCCCACGTTTCCTGGATTACAG GCCAGGCCATGGAGATAGGCAGCGCAGCCCTGACTATACTGGTAGAATGCTGGGATGGGCACCTGACACCCCCTGAGGTTGCATCCCTGGCTGACAGGGCATCACGGGCAAGAGACTCCAATATGGTGAGGGCGGCAGCAGAGCTGGCCCTGAGCTGCCTGCCTCACGCCCATGCATTGAACCCTAATGAGATCCAGCGGGCCCTGGTGCAGTGCAAGGAACAG GACAACCTGATGTTGGAGAAGGCCTGCATGGCAGTGGAAGAGGCAGCTAAGGGTGGGGGCGTGTACCCTGAAGTGTTGTTTGAGGTTGCTCACCAGTGGTTCTGGCTATATGAGCAAACTGCAGGTGGCTCATCCACAGCCCGTGAAGGGGCTACAAGCTGTAGTGCCAGTGGGATCAGGGCAGGTGGGGAAGCTGGGCGGGGTATGCCTGAGGGCAGAGGGGGCCCAGGGACTGAGCCGGTTACAGTGGCAGCGGCAGCAGTGACAGCAGCAGCCACAGTGGTGCCCGTCATATCGGTGGGGTCTAGTTTATACCCGGGTCCAGGACTGGGGCATGGCCACTCCCCTGGCCTGCACCCCTACACTGCTCTACAGCCCCACCTGCCCTGTAGCCCTCAGTATCTCACTCACCCAGCTCACCCTGCCCACCCCATGCCTCACATGCCCCGGCCTGCCGTCTTCCCTGTGCCCAGCTCTGCATACCCACAG GGTGTTCATCCTGCATTCCTGGGGGCTCAGTACCCTTATTCAGTGACTCCTCCCTCACTTGCTGCCACTGCTGTGTCTTTCCCCGTTCCTTCCATGGCACCCATCACAGTACATCCCTACCACACAGAGCCAGGGCTTCCACTGCCCACCAGTGTGGCCTGTGAGTTGTGGGGCCAGGGAACAG TGAGCAGTGTCCATCCAGCATCCACGTTTCCAGCCATCCAAGGTGCCTCACTGCCTGCCCTGACCACACAGCCCAGCCCTCTGGTGAGCGGAGGTTTTCCACCGCCCGAGGAGGAGACACACAGTCAGCCAGTCAATCCCCACAGCCTGCACCACCTGCATGCTGCCTACCGTGTCG gaGTGAACTACGTGCACCAGTTCTGTGTGGGGGCAGCCAAGGGGGTGCTGAGCCCGTTTGTGCTGCAGGAGATCGTCATGGAGACGCTGCAGCGGCTGAGTCCCGCTCATGCCCACAACCACCTGCGTGCCCCGGCCTTCCACCAACTGGTGCAGCGCTGCCAGCAGGCATACATGCAG TACATCCACCACCGCTTGATTCACCTGACTCCTGCGGACTACGACGACTTTGTGAATGCGATCCGGAGTGCCCGCAGCGCCTTCTGCCTGACGCCCATGGGCATGATGCAGTTCAACGACATCCTACAGAACCTCAAGCGCAGCAAACAGACCAAGGAGCTGTGGCAGCGGGTCTCACTcgagatggccaccttctccccCTGA
- the ZSWIM8 gene encoding zinc finger SWIM domain-containing protein 8 isoform X5, translating into MELMFAEWEDGERFSFEDSDRFEEDSLCSFISEAESLCQNWRGWRKQSAGPNSPTGGGGGGGSGGTRMRDGLVIPLVELSAKQVAFHIPFEVVEKVYPPVPEQLQLRIAFWSFPENEEDIRLYSCLANGSADEFQRGDQLFRMRAVKDPLQIGFHLSATVVPPQMVPPKGAYNVAVMFDRCRVTSCSCTCGAGAKWCTHVVALCLFRIHNASAVCLRAPVSESLSRLQRDQLQKFAQYLISELPQQILPTAQRLLDELLSSQSTAINTVCGAPDPTAGPSASDQSTWYLDESTLTDNIKKTLHKFCGPSPVVFSDVNSMYLSSTEPPAAAEWACLLRPLRGREPEGVWNLLSIVREMFKRRDSNAAPLLEILTDQCLTYEQITGWWYSVRTSASHSSASGHTGRSNGQSEVAAHACASMCDEMVTLWRLAVLDPALSPQRRRELCTQLRQWQLKVIENVKRGQHKKTLERLFPGFRPAVEACYFNWEEAYPLPGVTYSGTDRKLALCWARALPSRPGASRSGGLEESRDRPRPLPTEPAVRPKEPGTKRKGLGEGVPSSQRGPRRLSAEGGDKALHKMGPGGGKAKALGGAGSGSKGSAGGGSKRRLSSEDSSLEPDLAEMSLDDSSLALGAEASTFEGFPESPPPCPLHGGSRGPSTFLPEPPDTYEEDGGVYFSEGPEPPTASVGPPGLLPGDVCTQDDLPSTDESGNGLPKTKEAAPAVGEEDDDYQAYYLNAQDGAGGEEEKAEGGAGEEHDLFAGLKPLEQESRMEVLFACAEALHAHGYSSEASRLTVELAQDLLANPPDLKGKKNKVSTSRQTWVATNTLSKAAFLLTVLSERPEHHNLAFRVGMFALELQRPPASTKALEVKLAYQESEVAALLKKIPLGPSEMSTMRCRAEELREGTLCDYRPVLPLMLASFIFDVLCAPVVSPTGSRPPSRNWNSETPGDEELGFEAAVAALGMKTTVSEAEHPLLCEGTRREKGDLALALMITYKDDQAKLKKILDKLLDRESQTHKPQTLSSFYSSSRPTTASQRSPSKHGGPSAPGALQPLTSGSAGPAQPGSVAGAGPGPTEGFTEKNVPESSPHSPCEGLPSEAALTPRPEGKVPSRLALGSRGGYNGRGWGSPGRPKKKHTGMASIDSSAPETTSDSSPTLSRRPLRGGWAPTSWGRGQDSDSISSSSSDSLGSSSSSGSRRASASGGARAKTVEVGRYKGRRPESHAPHVPNQPSEAAAHFYFELAKTVLIKAGGNSSTSIFTHPSSSGGHQGPHRNLHLCAFEIGLYALGLHNFVSPNWLSRTYSSHVSWITGQAMEIGSAALTILVECWDGHLTPPEVASLADRASRARDSNMVRAAAELALSCLPHAHALNPNEIQRALVQCKEQDNLMLEKACMAVEEAAKGGGVYPEVLFEVAHQWFWLYEQTAGGSSTAREGATSCSASGIRAGGEAGRGMPEGRGGPGTEPVTVAAAAVTAAATVVPVISVGSSLYPGPGLGHGHSPGLHPYTALQPHLPCSPQYLTHPAHPAHPMPHMPRPAVFPVPSSAYPQGVHPAFLGAQYPYSVTPPSLAATAVSFPVPSMAPITVHPYHTEPGLPLPTSVALSSVHPASTFPAIQGASLPALTTQPSPLVSGGFPPPEEETHSQPVNPHSLHHLHAAYRVGMLALEMLGRRAHNDHPNNFSRSPPYTDDVKWLLGLAAKLGDRHGDAAAAESRSCPQPPACPGLPPTGAALPAGIHAVHPPPLDSPDSCGLRRLCECDPECPQRLLPDAHGHDAVQRHPTEPQAQQTDQGAVAAGLTRDGHLLPLSLSPLGSYTGTQACGYGGPSHRGSETWLDRSSSLSSLVAQTDSCSWAVAWGQDVSDPRSLGLGETALSGRGRWVASGIYLAFINI; encoded by the exons ATGGAGCTGATGTTTGCAGAGTGGGAGGACGGAGAGCGCTTCTCATTCGAGGATTCGGACCGTTTTGAGGAGGATTCACTCTGTTCCTTCATCTCCGAGGCCGAGAGCCTCTGCCAGAACTGGCGGGGATGGCGCAAACAGTCAGCGGGGCCCAATTCCCCCACTGGCGGCGGTggcggaggtggcagtggcgGTACCAGAATGCGAG ATGGACTGGTGATCCCATTGGTGGAGCTGTCAGCAAAGCAGGTGGCATTTCATATCCCATTTGAAGTGGTGGAGAAAGTTTACCCACCAGTGCCTGAGCAGCTACAGCTCCGAATTGCTTTTTGGAGCTTCCCTGAGAATGAAGAGGACATTCG GCTGTATTCGTGCCTGGCCAATGGCAGTGCGGATGAGTTTCAGCGAGGGGATCAGCTCTTCCGCATGCGGGCTGTGAAGGACCCATTGCAGATAG GGTTCCACCTGAGTGCTACAGTGGTGCCACCTCAGATGGTCCCTCCTAAAGGGGCCTACAACGTGGCTGTGATGTTTGACCGCTGCCGGGTCACTTCCTGCAGCTGTACCTGTGGGGCTGGGGCCAAATGGTGCACCCACGTCGTGGCACTCTGTCTCTTCCGCATCCACAAC GCTTCTGCAGTCTGCCTGCGAGCCCCAGTCTCAGAGTCCCTGTCCCGGCTACAGAGGGACCAGCTGCAAAAGTTTGCTCAGTACCTCATCAGTGAGCTCCCTCAGCAG ATCCTCCCCACAGCTCAGCGTCTCCTGGACGAACTCCTGTCTTCCCAGTCAACAGCCATCAATACAGTGTGTGGAGCTCCGG ACCCCACAGCAGGGCCCTCAGCATCGGACCAGAGTACTTGGTATCTGGATGAATCGACACTCACTGACAACATCAAAAAGACACTGCACAAGTTCTGTGGCCCCTCCCCTGTGGTCTTCAG TGATGTGAACTCCATGTATCTGTCTTCCACGGAGCCGCCAGCCGCTGCTGAATGGGCATGTCTGCTGCGCCCTCTGAGGGGCCGTGAGCCAGAGGGCGTCTGGAACCTGCTAAGCATCGTGCGGGAGATGTTCAAGCGGAGGGACAGCAATGCTGCCCCCTTGTTGGAAATCCTCACTGACCAGTGCCTCACCTATGAACAG ATAACAGGTTGGTGGTATAGCGTACGTACCTCAGCCTCACACAGCAGTGCCAGTGGGCACACGGGCCGTAGCAACGGGCAGTCAGAGGTGGCAGCCCATGCCTGTGCCAGCATGTGTGACGAGATGGTCACACTGTGGAGGCTGGCCGTGCTGGACCCTGCACTCAGCCCCCAGCG GCGCCGGGAACTGTGTACGCAGCTGCGGCAGTGGCAACTGAAGGTGATTGAGAACGTCAAGCGGGGCCAACACAAGAAGACGCTGGAGCGGCTCTTCCCTGGCTTCCGGCCAGCGGTGGAGGCCTGCTACTTCAACTGGGAAGAGGCCTACCCACTTCCTGGTGTCACCTACAGCGGCACTGACAGGAAgctggcactgtgctgggcccGGGCCCTGCCCTCTCGGCCAGGTGCCTCCCGCTCTGGGGGCCTGGAGGAATCCCGGGACCGGCCCCGACCCCTTCCTACTGAGCCAGCTGTGCGGCCCAAGGAGCCTGGGACCAAGCGAAAGGGCTTGGGTGAGGGGGTCCCCTCATCACAGCGGGGTCCCCGCCGCCTCTCAGCTGAAGGGGGAGATAAAGCTCTACATAAGATGGGTCCAGGTGGGGGCAAAGCCAAGGCACTGGGTGGGGCTGGCAGTGGGAGCAAGGGCTCAGCAGGTGGCGGAAGCAAGCGACGGCTGAGCAGCGAAGACAGCTCCCTGGAGCCAGACCTGGCTGAGatgagcctggatgacagcagcCTGGCCCTGGGCGCAGAGGCCAGCACCTTCGAGGGATTCCCTGAGAGCCCTCCACCCTGTCCTCTCCACGGTGGCTCCCGAGGCCCTTCCACTTTCCTTCCTGAGCCCCCAGATACTTATGAAGAAGATGGTGGTGTGTACTTCTCGGAAGGGCCTGAGCCTCCCACAGCCTCTGTTGGCCCCCCTGGCCTACTGCCTGGGGATGTCTGTACCCAGGACGACCTCCCTTCTACAGATGAGAGTGGCAATGGGCTTCCCAAAACCAAAGAGGCAGCCCCTGCAGTTGGAGAGGAGGATGATGACTACCAGGCGTACTATCTGAATGCCCAGGATGGGGCTGGGGGCGAGGAAGAGAAGGCCGAGGGCGGGGCTGGGGAGGAGCACGACCTGTTTGCTGGGCTGAAGCCACTGGAACAGGAGAGTCGCATGGAG GTACTGTTTGCCTGTGCTGAGGCCCTGCATGCGCATGGCTATAGCAGTGAGGCCTCCCGTCTCACTGTGGAGCTTGCCCAGGATCTGCTAGCCAACCCACCCGACCTCAAG GGCAAGAAGAACAAGGTATCCACGAGCCGTCAGACCTGGGTGGCTACCAACACCCTGAGCAAGGCGGCCTTCCTGTTGACAGTGCTAAGTGAGCGTCCAGAGCACCACAACCTGGCCTTCCGAGTTGGCATGTTTGCCTTGGAGCTACAGAGGCCTCCAGCTTCTACCAAGGCCTTGGAG GTAAAGCTGGCAtaccaggagtctgaggtggctGCCCTGCTCAAGAAGATCCCTCTGGGTCCAAGCGAGATGAGTACCATGCGGTGCCGGGCAGAGGAACTTCGGGAGGGGACACTCTGTGACTATCGGCCTGTGTTGCCTCTCATGCTGGCCAGTTTCATCTTTGACGTTCTCTGTGCTCCAG TGGTTTCTCCCACAGGTTCCCGGCCCCCAAGTCGCAACTGGAACAGCGAGACACCTGGGGatgaggagctgggatttgaagcaGCAGTTGCTGCCTTGG GCATGAAGACAACAGTGAGTGAGGCAGAACATCCCCTCTTATGTGAAGGCACACGTCGGGAGAAGGGTGACCTGGCATTAGCACTAATGATCACTTACAAGGACGACCAGGCCAAGCTTAAGAAG ATCTTAGACAAACTCTTGGACCGAGAGAGCCAGACACATAAGCCACAGACGCTGAGTTCTTTCTACTCATCTAGCCGCCCAACCACAGCCAGCCAGAGGTCTCCTTCAAAGCACGGGGGCCCATCTGCCCCAGGGGCCCTGCAACCACTGACCTCAGGCTCTGCAGGGCCTGCTCAACCAGGGAGTGTGGCAGGGGCTGGGCCAGGCCCCACTGAGGGCTTCACAGAGAAGAATGTGCCTG AGAGTTCCCCACATTCCCCCTGTGAGGGTCTTCCATCTGAGGCAGCTTTGACCCCAAGGCCAGAAGGGAAGGTTCCTAGCCGCTTGGCACTTGGCAGTCGTGGAGGCTATAATGGACGGGGATGGGGGTCCCCAGGACGGCCTAAGAAGAAGCACACAG GCATGGCCAGCATTGACAGCAGTGCCCCTGAAACAACATCGGATAGTTCCCCCACCTTAAGCCGGAGACCACTTCGAGGGGGCTGGgcccccacctcctggggtcGAGGTCAGGACAGTGACAGCATTAGCAGCTCTTCTTCGGACTCCCTGGGCTCCTCATCCTCCAGTGGAAGTCGCCGGGCCAGTGCCAGTGGAGGAGCCCGGGCGAAGACTGTTGAAGTTGGCAG GTACAAGGGCCGCCGCCCCGAGAGTCATGCCCCTCATGTACCCAATCAGCCATCAGAGGCAGCTGCACACTTCTACTTCGAGCTGGCGAAGACAGTGCTGATCAAGGCAGGGGGCAACAGCAGCACTTCCATTTTCACACATCCATCTTCCTCAGGGGGCCACCAGGGTCCTCACCGCAACCTGCACCTTTGCGCCTTCGAGATTGGGCTTTATGCCCTTGGCCTGCACAACTTTGTTTCTCCCAACTGGCTCTCACGTACTTATTCTTCCCACGTTTCCTGGATTACAG GCCAGGCCATGGAGATAGGCAGCGCAGCCCTGACTATACTGGTAGAATGCTGGGATGGGCACCTGACACCCCCTGAGGTTGCATCCCTGGCTGACAGGGCATCACGGGCAAGAGACTCCAATATGGTGAGGGCGGCAGCAGAGCTGGCCCTGAGCTGCCTGCCTCACGCCCATGCATTGAACCCTAATGAGATCCAGCGGGCCCTGGTGCAGTGCAAGGAACAG GACAACCTGATGTTGGAGAAGGCCTGCATGGCAGTGGAAGAGGCAGCTAAGGGTGGGGGCGTGTACCCTGAAGTGTTGTTTGAGGTTGCTCACCAGTGGTTCTGGCTATATGAGCAAACTGCAGGTGGCTCATCCACAGCCCGTGAAGGGGCTACAAGCTGTAGTGCCAGTGGGATCAGGGCAGGTGGGGAAGCTGGGCGGGGTATGCCTGAGGGCAGAGGGGGCCCAGGGACTGAGCCGGTTACAGTGGCAGCGGCAGCAGTGACAGCAGCAGCCACAGTGGTGCCCGTCATATCGGTGGGGTCTAGTTTATACCCGGGTCCAGGACTGGGGCATGGCCACTCCCCTGGCCTGCACCCCTACACTGCTCTACAGCCCCACCTGCCCTGTAGCCCTCAGTATCTCACTCACCCAGCTCACCCTGCCCACCCCATGCCTCACATGCCCCGGCCTGCCGTCTTCCCTGTGCCCAGCTCTGCATACCCACAG GGTGTTCATCCTGCATTCCTGGGGGCTCAGTACCCTTATTCAGTGACTCCTCCCTCACTTGCTGCCACTGCTGTGTCTTTCCCCGTTCCTTCCATGGCACCCATCACAGTACATCCCTACCACACAGAGCCAGGGCTTCCACTGCCCACCAGTGTGGCCT TGAGCAGTGTCCATCCAGCATCCACGTTTCCAGCCATCCAAGGTGCCTCACTGCCTGCCCTGACCACACAGCCCAGCCCTCTGGTGAGCGGAGGTTTTCCACCGCCCGAGGAGGAGACACACAGTCAGCCAGTCAATCCCCACAGCCTGCACCACCTGCATGCTGCCTACCGTGTCG GAATGCTGGCACTGGAGATGCTGGGTCGCCGGGCACACAACGATCACCCCAACAACTTCTCCCGCTCCCCCCCCTACACTGATGATGTCAAATGGTTGCTGGGGCTGGCAGCAAAGCTGG GAGATCGTCATGGAGACGCTGCAGCGGCTGAGTCCCGCTCATGCCCACAACCACCTGCGTGCCCCGGCCTTCCACCAACTGGTGCAGCGCTGCCAGCAGGCATACATGCAG TACATCCACCACCGCTTGATTCACCTGACTCCTGCGGACTACGACGACTTTGTGAATGCGATCCGGAGTGCCCGCAGCGCCTTCTGCCTGACGCCCATGGGCATGATGCAGTTCAACGACATCCTACAGAACCTCAAGCGCAGCAAACAGACCAAGGAGCTGTGGCAGCGGGTCTCACTcgagatggccaccttctccccCTGAGTCTTTCACCCTTAGGGTCCTATACAGGGACCCAGGCCTGTGGCTATGGGGGCCCCTCACACAGGGGGAGTGAAACTTGGCTGGACAGATCATCCTCACTCAGTTCCCTGGTAGCCCAGACTGACAGCTGCTCTTGGGCTGTAGCTTGGGGCCAAGATGTCTCAGACCCTAGAAGCCTAGGGCTGGGGGAGACAGCCCTGTCTGGGAGGGGGCGTTGGGTGGCCTCTGGTATTTATTtggcatttataaatatataa